Genomic DNA from Gammaproteobacteria bacterium:
AGTGTCAGTATCCGTCGGACGGCAGTTTCATTGAGCGGGTCGCAGCCCAGCCCGAAACAGTATTCAGTCGGGTAGGCGATTATCCCGCCTGCCGTACAAACTTCGACTGCTTTTTCAATCTGACTCCAAATGGACATTTTGTTTATCCAGGCTTGTTTGCAACTTGCGATCTTTATCTCGAACGAGCTGGGCGTTTGCTTTACGCTCGGTTTTAAGTCTTTCAGTCAGTTCGGGGTCACCGATTGCAAGTATCTGTGCGGACAGATAAGCCGCATTTTTTGCCCCTGCTTTGCCGATGGCAACACAAGCGACCGGTATTCCACCAGGCATTTGGACAGTAGACAGCAATGCATCATGCCCGTTGAGTGGTCCAGCGTCCATGGGGATCCCGATGACAGGTTTTAGTGTCAGGGCAGCAACCGTTCCAGCAAGATGCGCTGCCAGACCCGCGGCTGCAACAAATACGGCGCAGCCCCTTTCCTCAGCATCAAACACATAACGACGGGTGTCATCGGGCGTACGGTGGGCGGACGTAATCTTTACTTCAAAAGGTATTGCCAGGGCGTTCAAGGTGTCAAGAGTAGTTTGTACGGTTGAGAGGTCCGAATCGGATCCCATCAAGACTGAGATAAATTTGTTACTCACATGAATACTCCCTACTTATGTTCGGCCCTTTCGCGGGCTAGTGCACGGTGGCCAATATCGCCACGCCAGAAAGCACCTGGCCAGTGTATCGTCTTTATTGCGCTATAGACCGATTCGCGGGCCGATTCAATATCAGAACCAAGCGCTGTTACGCACAGTACGCGACCGCCGCTGGTGAGTACCTGCGCGTCGCGATCATGGGTACCCGCATGAAAGACCTTGGCAGTGTCTGCCGCAGACCTATCGAGGCCGTCGATGGGCAGACCGATGTCGTAGCGGTCCGGATATCCGGCCGATGCCATCACTACGCCCAGAGAACAGCGCTTGTCCCAGCTGACCTCGATGTCTGCAATATGACCATCGAGCGCCGCGTCGCACAGTGTTACAAGATCCGAATTCAGTCGCATCAGAATCGGCTGGGTTTCAGGGTCACCGAGGCGGCAGTTAAATTCAAGCACCCGTGGTACGTTATCCTCACCGATCATCAGACCAGCATAGAGGAAACCGGTGTAAGGAATTCCTTCGCTAGCCAGGCCATTGACGGTCGGTTCTATGACCTGCTTGAGAATGCGCTGATTGAGTGACGTGTCAACGATTGGTGCGGGTGAATAAGCCCCCATACCCCCGGTGTTGGGTCCCTGATCACCATCATCTCGAGCCTTGTGGTCCTGGGAGGTTGCCAGAGGCAGCACCTCTTTACCGGAGACAAGACAGATATAGCTGACTTCCTCTCCGCTCAGGAATTGCTCGACGACAACCTGGTTGCCTGCTGCACCAAAGCGCCGCTCTTCCAAAATTTGCTTAATAGCTTGCTTTGCTTCCTTGAGTTTGTGAGTGATGATGACACCTTTACCAGCGGCCAAACCGTCTGCTTTGATGACAAAAGGCGGTTCATTTGAATCAAGCCAGGCGAAAGCTTTTATTGACTCGGTGAAAACTTGGTGTTTGGCGGTTGGTATGTTGTGGCGCTGTAGAAAATCCTTGGCGAAAGATTTAGACCCTTCAAGCTGGGCAGCTTTTTTGCTAGGTCCCAGACAGCGCAGCCCTTTTTCCGTAAAACGATCAACGATACCCTCTACGAGCGGCCCTTCGGGACCAATGACGGTGAGATTAACCCGTTCAAGTTGGGCAAATTCACACAGCTGATCCATATCGTCAGCCGCTATAGCGATGTTTTCTACGCCGTCTTCTTGCGCCGTGCCCGCATTGCCCGGGGCAACAAACACTGTGTTTATACGGTCGGATTGTGCAAGCTTCCAGGCCAGTGCATGTTCCCTACCCCCACCACCGACTACCAGTGCTTTTGCCATCGATTTCAATGCCGAAAGTGACGCATGCCTGTGAATACCATCGCAAGTCCGTGCTCGTCCGCAGCTGCAATGACTTCGTCGTCGCGGATCGAGCCACCGGGTTCGATAACGGCACTGATTCCGGCTGCCGCGGCTGAGTCAATACCATCCCTGAATGGGAAAAAAGCGTCTGATGCCATGACGGCACCCGCTGGGTCCAGATTCTCATCCGCTGCTTTGATGCCGGCTATTTTGGCTGAATAAACACGGCTCATCTGCCCGGCACCGATTCCAATCGTTCGTTGTTCAGCGGCGTAGACGATCGCATTTGACTTGACGAATTTGGCCACTGTCCAGGCAAAACGCAGGTCGCGAAATTGTTCGGGAGTCGGTTCGCGTCGGGTCACGACCTTGAGGTCGTCGGCTGATACCTGTCCTTGATCTTGTTCTTGAACCAGAAGACCGCCGCCAACACGTTTGAAGTGGAGCTGTTCAAAGGCTTCGCTTGCGATGATGTCTGTCAGCAAGACGCGTATGCCCGTTTTGGTTGCGAGCACTTCAGCCGCCTGTTCGCTTTGGGTAGGCGCGATGATGACTTCCACGAACTGTCGGTCGAGGATGTTTTGGGCGGTATAGGCGTCGAGTTCTCGGTTGAACGCAATAATGCCACCAAAAGCGGAGGTGGGGTCAGTCGCGTAAGCCCCCTGATAAGCATCGAGTAAGGTATCGGCGCAGGCGACACCACAGGGGTTGGCATGTTTGACGATGACACAGGTGGGTGCATCAAAAGCCGCCACACACTCAAGTGCTGCGTCGGCATCTGCGACATTATTGAAAGACAGTGGTTTACCTTGGGTCTGATGGGCGGTTGCTAAAGTGCCGGGGGCGGGTGCTGCTTCCCGATAAAAGGCCGCAATTTGGTGGGGATTTTCACCGTAGCGCAGGGTGCTGGCTTTCTGGAACTGTAGGGTTAGTGTACGCGGCAATCCTTTTTTTTCACCGCTAACGCTCAGGTAATTGGATATCAATCCATCGTAGCGAGCGGTGTGACTGAAAGCGTCTGCTGCCAAGCGTTTTCGGGTTGCCGTTGAGACGCCACCACTGGTTCTGAGCTCTTCAAGAATGCAGTCGTAGTCATTGCTGTTGACCACCACCGTAACATCTGCATGATTCTTGGCCGCAGCGCGCAGCAGCGCCGGCCCGCCAATGTCGATATTTTCTATTGCCTGCTCGGTGGTGCAGTCCGGTTGTGCAATTGTTTGTTCAAACGGATAGAGGTTAACAGCCACAAGATCTATAGGCAGTATCCCTGCTTTTGACATGTCGCCGTCATCGGTACCGCGGCGAGCCAGAATGCCGCCGTGTATTTTCGGATGCAAGGTCTTTACACGCCCAGCCATCATTTCGGGAAAACCTGTG
This window encodes:
- the purE gene encoding 5-(carboxyamino)imidazole ribonucleotide mutase, which produces MSNKFISVLMGSDSDLSTVQTTLDTLNALAIPFEVKITSAHRTPDDTRRYVFDAEERGCAVFVAAAGLAAHLAGTVAALTLKPVIGIPMDAGPLNGHDALLSTVQMPGGIPVACVAIGKAGAKNAAYLSAQILAIGDPELTERLKTERKANAQLVRDKDRKLQTSLDKQNVHLESD
- the purH gene encoding bifunctional phosphoribosylaminoimidazolecarboxamide formyltransferase/IMP cyclohydrolase gives rise to the protein MATERFTPVKRALISVSDKSGVVAFARKLRELQIDILSTGGTARLLQEYNIDVVEVSDHTGFPEMMAGRVKTLHPKIHGGILARRGTDDGDMSKAGILPIDLVAVNLYPFEQTIAQPDCTTEQAIENIDIGGPALLRAAAKNHADVTVVVNSNDYDCILEELRTSGGVSTATRKRLAADAFSHTARYDGLISNYLSVSGEKKGLPRTLTLQFQKASTLRYGENPHQIAAFYREAAPAPGTLATAHQTQGKPLSFNNVADADAALECVAAFDAPTCVIVKHANPCGVACADTLLDAYQGAYATDPTSAFGGIIAFNRELDAYTAQNILDRQFVEVIIAPTQSEQAAEVLATKTGIRVLLTDIIASEAFEQLHFKRVGGGLLVQEQDQGQVSADDLKVVTRREPTPEQFRDLRFAWTVAKFVKSNAIVYAAEQRTIGIGAGQMSRVYSAKIAGIKAADENLDPAGAVMASDAFFPFRDGIDSAAAAGISAVIEPGGSIRDDEVIAAADEHGLAMVFTGMRHFRH
- the purD gene encoding phosphoribosylamine--glycine ligase gives rise to the protein MAKALVVGGGGREHALAWKLAQSDRINTVFVAPGNAGTAQEDGVENIAIAADDMDQLCEFAQLERVNLTVIGPEGPLVEGIVDRFTEKGLRCLGPSKKAAQLEGSKSFAKDFLQRHNIPTAKHQVFTESIKAFAWLDSNEPPFVIKADGLAAGKGVIITHKLKEAKQAIKQILEERRFGAAGNQVVVEQFLSGEEVSYICLVSGKEVLPLATSQDHKARDDGDQGPNTGGMGAYSPAPIVDTSLNQRILKQVIEPTVNGLASEGIPYTGFLYAGLMIGEDNVPRVLEFNCRLGDPETQPILMRLNSDLVTLCDAALDGHIADIEVSWDKRCSLGVVMASAGYPDRYDIGLPIDGLDRSAADTAKVFHAGTHDRDAQVLTSGGRVLCVTALGSDIESARESVYSAIKTIHWPGAFWRGDIGHRALARERAEHK